The Lacipirellula parvula genome window below encodes:
- the lexA gene encoding transcriptional repressor LexA, with protein sequence MSLDQLTTRQREVYDFIKEKIRGRGYGPTVREIGEYFEISSPNGVMCHLKALEKKGIITREPNMSRAIQMTDAGRDDGFPLVGQVAAGNLTEAIEQAERLNLDEFFPAKKNSFALRVKGESMIEAQIADGDIVICRKTKTAHKGDIVVALTEEGEATLKYWYPEANRIRLQPANSSMKPIYVRDVQVLGVVTGVIRKVG encoded by the coding sequence ATGTCACTCGACCAACTCACCACTCGGCAGCGGGAAGTCTACGACTTCATCAAGGAGAAAATTCGCGGCCGCGGCTACGGTCCGACCGTGCGGGAGATCGGCGAGTATTTTGAGATCAGCTCGCCGAACGGCGTCATGTGCCACCTGAAGGCGCTCGAGAAGAAGGGGATCATCACCCGCGAGCCGAACATGTCGCGGGCGATCCAAATGACCGACGCCGGGCGTGACGATGGCTTTCCGCTGGTCGGCCAGGTGGCGGCCGGCAATCTGACCGAAGCGATCGAGCAAGCCGAGCGGCTGAACCTCGACGAATTCTTCCCCGCGAAGAAGAACAGCTTCGCGCTGCGGGTGAAGGGGGAGTCGATGATCGAAGCGCAAATCGCCGACGGCGACATCGTCATCTGCCGCAAGACGAAGACCGCCCACAAGGGCGACATCGTCGTCGCGCTCACCGAAGAAGGCGAAGCGACGCTGAAGTATTGGTACCCCGAAGCGAACCGCATTCGCCTGCAGCCGGCGAATTCTTCGATGAAGCCGATTTACGTCCGCGACGTGCAGGTGCTGGGGGTGGTGACGGGGGTGATTCGCAAGGTGGGGTGA
- a CDS encoding PEP-CTERM sorting domain-containing protein, with product MTRSAVPACLAALILFLCAPATYGVPYASRVSINTAPSLAQFASVVPPTAPEVSFVLNEPAEQVGYSVNGGPLQWLDGSTKGTKTFPLSSPLDKFSILVKNMEAEGYTIPTGGTALSAANGLSQSVPASGLRLVSDDTNPLNSFNAARGVGVNLNPNSPNFGIAYIGNASLGPTADSARYLSRGVYAVAADGSDAFGYGDFFPDSGFSFPGGGSIAWRLAVGTDDEVYVADGALLSHGLVRLEGQLWMSYPVLAPGFGPPPLPPEANHGRITGFVVSGSPYDGTLVVHTVDRDFSSSQIGGTDTSDLNSVWRYDLGFDAQFSAQMPTKVNTENVLPPIGTPDLARGADGKFYLSNSLLSGSSAGIVVLNPQGEPIYDSLTASRAMLNDPNIADVMRNVMGIAISPDQMWLAAMLRSGDVAVLPVVDGIPDLSGVMVVNTALGPLPGRGVAFDAAGNLHCIVAGTGVSYRVISPGGTTFATTSWDGTSMGFKIASVPEPASLALAGVGVVAAGAMRRRRLLAT from the coding sequence ATGACGAGAAGCGCCGTTCCCGCCTGCTTGGCAGCCCTTATCTTGTTTCTATGCGCTCCCGCGACCTACGGCGTGCCTTACGCCTCGCGTGTCTCCATCAACACGGCGCCTAGCTTGGCGCAATTCGCGAGCGTCGTCCCTCCCACGGCGCCAGAAGTTTCGTTCGTTCTCAACGAACCTGCCGAGCAAGTTGGCTACAGCGTCAACGGCGGACCACTGCAATGGCTCGACGGTTCGACGAAGGGGACGAAAACGTTTCCGTTGTCTTCGCCGCTCGACAAGTTCTCCATCCTTGTGAAGAACATGGAGGCGGAAGGTTACACGATTCCCACCGGCGGTACGGCACTGTCCGCTGCGAACGGGCTTTCGCAATCGGTTCCGGCGTCTGGTCTGCGATTGGTGAGCGACGATACCAATCCGCTCAACAGCTTCAATGCGGCGAGAGGCGTCGGCGTCAATCTCAACCCGAACTCGCCCAACTTCGGCATTGCCTACATCGGCAACGCATCATTAGGGCCCACGGCTGACTCCGCGCGCTATCTAAGTCGCGGCGTTTACGCAGTGGCCGCAGACGGCTCCGACGCCTTCGGATACGGGGATTTCTTTCCGGACTCAGGATTCTCCTTTCCCGGAGGAGGCTCCATCGCTTGGCGGCTCGCCGTCGGAACCGACGATGAGGTCTACGTCGCTGACGGGGCGCTCCTCTCCCACGGCCTCGTCCGGCTTGAGGGGCAGTTGTGGATGAGTTATCCGGTGTTGGCCCCTGGCTTCGGTCCGCCGCCGCTCCCGCCGGAAGCCAATCACGGTCGGATCACCGGTTTCGTCGTCTCGGGATCGCCCTACGACGGAACGCTGGTGGTCCACACAGTCGATCGCGATTTCAGCAGCAGCCAGATTGGCGGAACAGACACAAGCGACCTCAACAGCGTGTGGCGTTACGACCTTGGCTTCGACGCTCAATTCTCCGCGCAGATGCCAACGAAGGTGAATACTGAGAATGTTTTGCCGCCGATTGGCACGCCCGACCTTGCTCGCGGGGCCGACGGAAAATTCTATCTCTCGAATTCCTTGCTATCTGGCAGTTCTGCAGGCATCGTCGTCCTCAATCCGCAGGGAGAGCCGATCTACGATTCGCTTACGGCGAGCCGCGCGATGCTCAACGATCCAAACATTGCCGACGTAATGCGCAATGTCATGGGGATCGCGATTTCGCCTGATCAAATGTGGCTCGCCGCCATGTTGCGAAGCGGCGACGTCGCCGTCCTTCCGGTCGTTGACGGCATTCCCGATCTTTCCGGCGTGATGGTCGTCAACACGGCGTTGGGACCGCTGCCAGGCAGGGGCGTGGCGTTCGACGCAGCCGGCAACCTGCACTGCATTGTCGCCGGCACGGGAGTGAGCTACCGTGTGATCTCCCCAGGTGGAACCACATTCGCCACGACCAGTTGGGACGGCACGTCGATGGGATTCAAAATCGCCAGCGTGCCTGAACCGGCGTCGTTGGCGCTGGCTGGCGTGGGCGTTGTCGCCGCGGGAGCGATGCGTCGGCGCCGCTTACTGGCGACTTGA
- a CDS encoding PIN domain-containing protein, giving the protein MRYLVDANVVSEATRQEPDRKVMSWLVSNELACAVNPIILGEIEFGILALPSGKRRKNLQEWFCDAVRALQVLEMDAATGSEWAILLAELKRKGRAMPVKDSLIAATARQHKLTVATRNLADYKYAGVALVNPFA; this is encoded by the coding sequence GTGAGATACCTCGTCGACGCCAATGTGGTGAGCGAGGCCACGCGCCAAGAGCCCGATCGGAAGGTGATGTCATGGCTCGTCAGCAATGAACTCGCCTGCGCCGTCAACCCAATCATCTTAGGCGAGATCGAGTTCGGCATCTTAGCGCTGCCGTCGGGCAAGCGGCGCAAGAATCTGCAGGAGTGGTTCTGCGACGCGGTGCGCGCCTTACAGGTTCTAGAAATGGACGCTGCAACAGGCTCTGAATGGGCGATCCTGCTGGCGGAACTCAAGCGCAAAGGGCGCGCGATGCCAGTCAAAGACAGCCTCATTGCCGCGACGGCGCGGCAGCATAAGCTGACTGTTGCGACGCGCAATTTAGCTGACTACAAGTACGCAGGCGTCGCTCTGGTGAATCCATTCGCTTAG
- a CDS encoding S1C family serine protease — translation MKRFPFVRSLLSLVLSAVVVQPLAAQTASPVSLEPTADTAKVLAARAPTNAAELKLIQDQLLKVIDRVMPATVAVEIRGAAGSGVIVNKEGLVLTAAHVVGRAGRRGWVQLPDGRRLRGTSLGANHEVDAGMMQIDEPPDDLPFIPVSTGPALDPGQWVVTIGQPGGIVKDRAPPVRFGRVLFRDEGLLCTDCELVGGDSGGPLFDMKGEVVGIHSSIGPMVTHNFHVPVTCFNKDWDRLAKGDVWGGHYDDDPNARPLLGVRGSAEAGTCVITAIFPGLPAEGAGVKVGDVITAVDGRPINTFDELQRIVFHKNPGDRLKLEIDRAGKTLEISVRLGGDE, via the coding sequence ATGAAACGATTTCCCTTCGTCCGTTCGTTGCTGTCGCTCGTCCTGAGCGCCGTCGTTGTCCAACCGCTAGCAGCCCAAACCGCGTCGCCCGTCTCGCTGGAACCGACGGCTGACACCGCGAAGGTGCTGGCCGCCCGTGCTCCGACAAACGCCGCCGAACTGAAGCTAATCCAAGATCAACTCTTGAAGGTGATCGACCGCGTGATGCCCGCGACCGTCGCGGTTGAAATCCGCGGCGCCGCTGGGAGCGGGGTGATCGTCAATAAGGAAGGGCTGGTCCTCACAGCCGCTCACGTGGTCGGCCGCGCCGGCCGGCGCGGTTGGGTCCAACTTCCCGATGGTCGCCGCCTCCGCGGCACGTCGCTTGGAGCCAACCATGAAGTCGACGCCGGCATGATGCAGATCGACGAGCCGCCGGATGACTTGCCGTTCATTCCCGTCAGCACGGGGCCTGCGCTCGATCCCGGCCAATGGGTCGTCACGATCGGCCAGCCGGGCGGCATTGTCAAAGACCGTGCTCCGCCGGTCCGCTTCGGACGGGTGCTGTTCCGCGACGAAGGGCTCCTCTGCACCGACTGCGAGCTCGTTGGCGGCGACTCGGGCGGCCCGCTGTTCGACATGAAGGGCGAAGTCGTCGGCATCCACAGCAGCATCGGGCCGATGGTCACCCACAACTTCCACGTCCCAGTCACCTGCTTCAACAAAGACTGGGACCGCCTTGCGAAGGGCGACGTCTGGGGCGGGCACTACGACGACGATCCCAATGCTCGGCCGCTGCTCGGCGTCCGCGGCAGTGCCGAAGCGGGCACGTGCGTGATCACCGCCATCTTCCCCGGACTGCCGGCGGAAGGCGCGGGGGTCAAGGTCGGCGACGTCATCACGGCGGTCGACGGCCGGCCGATCAATACCTTCGACGAACTGCAGCGGATCGTCTTCCACAAGAACCCTGGCGATCGCTTGAAGCTGGAGATCGACCGCGCAGGAAAGACGCTGGAGATTTCCGTCCGGCTGGGCGGCGACGAGTAA
- a CDS encoding S1C family serine protease, whose translation MKTLLNRMRWSGRIALLLAAGWSTLAPNAPAQADEPAPKRERRDAEAEYSEGSFGMERLFVPRWRLTDGPQVRSAFRDVVKDVVAATVSIQCDGKQSALGGIISPDGWIVTKATPLCGKLTVELADGRKLPATTVAESGQHDLALLKVDATNLPSLDLNAANGSPKVGSWLASTGHSKDPVAVGVVSVPPRVIPSQAGVLGVQIDEVEARIVQVFPDTAAEEAGVEPEDLIVEVNGKKVASREKLKEVIASFNPGDEVELVIDRSGEEVKLHATLTGDFPGLPMGRSEFQNNLGGKLSVRRFGFPLAFQHDTVLRPADCGGPVVDLDGHVVGFNIARAGRTESYALPAEAVQGVLKELMKEHLMVKKHSPEAEAAEKLEIK comes from the coding sequence ATGAAGACGTTGCTGAATCGCATGCGATGGAGCGGACGGATTGCCCTGCTGCTCGCCGCTGGTTGGTCGACGCTCGCGCCGAACGCGCCAGCCCAAGCCGACGAGCCGGCGCCCAAACGCGAGCGTCGCGATGCGGAAGCGGAGTACTCCGAAGGCTCCTTCGGCATGGAGCGCTTGTTCGTGCCGCGCTGGCGCCTGACCGACGGCCCGCAAGTTCGCTCGGCATTCCGCGACGTCGTGAAGGACGTCGTCGCTGCGACCGTTTCGATTCAATGCGACGGCAAGCAAAGCGCCCTCGGCGGCATCATTAGCCCCGACGGCTGGATCGTCACCAAAGCGACGCCGCTGTGCGGCAAGCTGACCGTTGAGCTGGCCGACGGCCGGAAGCTGCCCGCCACGACGGTTGCCGAAAGCGGCCAGCATGACTTGGCGCTGCTCAAGGTCGATGCGACCAATCTGCCGTCGCTCGATTTGAACGCGGCCAATGGTTCGCCGAAGGTTGGCTCCTGGCTCGCGAGCACGGGCCACTCGAAAGATCCCGTCGCCGTCGGCGTCGTGAGCGTGCCGCCGCGCGTGATTCCGTCGCAAGCTGGCGTGCTCGGCGTGCAGATCGACGAAGTCGAAGCCCGCATCGTGCAAGTCTTCCCCGACACCGCCGCTGAAGAAGCCGGCGTCGAGCCCGAAGATCTCATCGTCGAGGTGAACGGCAAGAAGGTCGCCAGCCGCGAGAAGCTCAAGGAAGTGATCGCGTCGTTCAACCCAGGCGATGAAGTGGAACTGGTGATCGATCGCTCCGGCGAGGAAGTGAAGCTTCACGCGACGCTCACCGGCGATTTCCCCGGCCTGCCGATGGGCCGCAGCGAGTTCCAAAACAACCTCGGCGGCAAGCTGAGCGTTCGCCGCTTCGGCTTCCCGCTTGCGTTCCAGCACGATACGGTGCTGCGTCCCGCCGACTGCGGCGGGCCGGTCGTCGACCTCGACGGTCATGTGGTCGGCTTCAACATCGCCCGCGCGGGACGGACCGAATCGTACGCCCTGCCGGCCGAGGCCGTCCAAGGCGTGCTGAAGGAGCTGATGAAAGAGCACCTGATGGTGAAGAAGCATTCGCCCGAGGCCGAAGCGGCCGAGAAGCTTGAGATCAAGTAG
- a CDS encoding AbrB/MazE/SpoVT family DNA-binding domain-containing protein, which translates to MKTTLSSKGQIVLPAELRELDRITPGQQFEIERLQSGEYLLKKVSTPTISMVDWLQCCPEKDWFQPIPSESTDTL; encoded by the coding sequence ATGAAGACAACGTTATCTAGCAAAGGCCAAATTGTGCTGCCGGCGGAGCTCCGCGAGCTTGACCGTATTACTCCAGGGCAGCAATTTGAGATCGAGCGTCTTCAGTCGGGGGAGTACCTCCTGAAGAAGGTCTCGACGCCGACGATCAGCATGGTCGACTGGCTGCAATGTTGTCCTGAAAAGGATTGGTTCCAGCCGATTCCGTCTGAAAGTACGGACACGCTGTGA